The following are from one region of the Nocardioides marmotae genome:
- a CDS encoding MBL fold metallo-hydrolase, with the protein MRLKPGRPDLHRHASRHDVPPAADGALGVTFLGVSTLLVSDGTSAVLTDGFFTRPGLLQVGLGRIAPDLDRIDAALGRALADAGDVRVEAVVPVHSHYDHALDSAVVAGRTGALLVGGTSTANVGRGGGLPDERIRVVSSGDTLTLGAFTLTLVASAHCPPDRYPGSIEAPVVPPARTAAYRCGEAWSILLAHGPSGRTALVQGSAGYVAGSLAGCRADVAYLGVGQLGVQPESYVEEYWEHTVRAVGASRVVLTHWDDFFRPLDRPLRALPYAGDDLDASIRTLDRLATADGVSVHLPTLWRREDPWSGLPG; encoded by the coding sequence GTGCGCCTCAAGCCCGGACGACCCGACCTGCACCGGCACGCCTCCCGCCACGACGTCCCGCCCGCGGCCGACGGCGCGCTCGGCGTGACGTTCCTCGGCGTCTCCACGCTGCTGGTCTCCGACGGCACCTCCGCGGTGCTCACCGACGGGTTCTTCACCCGCCCCGGCCTGCTGCAGGTGGGGCTCGGCCGGATCGCCCCTGACCTCGACCGGATCGACGCCGCGCTGGGCCGCGCGCTGGCCGACGCGGGGGACGTCCGCGTCGAGGCGGTCGTCCCGGTGCACAGCCACTACGACCACGCGCTCGACTCCGCCGTCGTCGCCGGGCGCACCGGCGCCCTGCTCGTCGGAGGTACCTCCACCGCGAACGTCGGCCGCGGGGGTGGCCTGCCCGACGAACGGATCCGCGTGGTCTCCTCCGGCGACACGCTCACCCTCGGGGCGTTCACGCTGACCCTCGTCGCCTCCGCCCACTGCCCGCCGGACCGCTACCCGGGCTCCATCGAGGCGCCCGTCGTGCCGCCGGCCCGCACGGCGGCGTACCGCTGTGGCGAGGCGTGGTCGATCCTGCTCGCCCACGGCCCGAGCGGCCGGACCGCGCTGGTGCAGGGGAGCGCCGGGTACGTCGCCGGGTCGCTCGCCGGGTGCCGCGCCGACGTCGCCTACCTCGGCGTCGGGCAGCTCGGCGTGCAGCCGGAGTCCTACGTCGAGGAGTACTGGGAGCACACCGTGCGCGCCGTCGGCGCCAGCCGGGTCGTGCTGACCCACTGGGACGACTTCTTCCGGCCGCTCGACCGCCCGCTGCGGGCCCTGCCGTACGCCGGCGACGACCTCGACGCCTCGATCCGCACGCTCGACCGGCTCGCGACCGCCGACGGCGTCTCCGTCCACCTGCCGACCCTGTGGCGGCGCGAGGACCCCTGGTCGGGGTTGCCGGGCTGA
- a CDS encoding RNA polymerase sigma factor: protein MDENEFAAYADEAWPTLVRAAVFLGCSRADAEDAAQTTLVKCFRSWTKVTGADNREAYVYRMLVNTVRDSHRRPWRRERSHADVPDDRAGRGHDPHGAVEVTDAIHRALSGLSKVNRDVVVLRYFVQLTEAQTAAALDVAPGTVKSRLSRALAHLATDHHLADLTGRTHP, encoded by the coding sequence ATGGACGAGAACGAGTTCGCGGCGTACGCCGACGAGGCATGGCCGACGCTGGTGCGGGCGGCGGTGTTCCTGGGCTGCTCGCGGGCCGACGCCGAGGACGCCGCGCAGACGACGCTCGTCAAGTGCTTCCGCTCCTGGACGAAGGTGACCGGCGCCGACAACCGGGAGGCCTACGTCTACCGGATGCTGGTCAACACCGTCCGCGACAGCCACCGCCGGCCCTGGCGCCGCGAGCGCTCCCACGCGGACGTGCCGGACGACCGCGCCGGCCGCGGGCACGACCCGCACGGCGCGGTCGAGGTCACCGACGCCATCCACCGGGCGCTGAGCGGGCTGAGCAAGGTCAACCGCGACGTCGTGGTGCTGCGCTACTTCGTCCAGCTCACCGAGGCCCAGACCGCGGCCGCGCTCGACGTCGCGCCCGGCACCGTCAAGAGCCGCCTGTCGCGCGCGCTCGCTCACCTCGCCACCGACCACCACCTCGCCGACCTCACCGGGAGGACCCACCCGTGA
- a CDS encoding beta-propeller domain-containing protein, whose product MTDLERLWDDVPVGPAPTDRILRAARREQRSWHRPLLRSTGTVLALGALAAAFVAGTSVSDGPPEPPGSPGAGGAGGAVAEFSGALVAAGSCEALLEHYVDAGQELVGPWGWEQMWPAIAAEGAIRRDGAQRLRAPVAADYSAKASRATSSETGTNVQEAGVDEPDLVKTDGEVLYRYAAGRLTSYDVTGPEVERIGSVALSGTDDAEILLADDIVVVVGEDRVVTVDVADPATMAPRTQLDLTSPVVTARQHGGDVRLIVSTGLPELDFVEPNRRRGITLAEARRRNRAVVADTTIADWLPRASLDRGPEEQLSDCADVAIPSTPAPLGTTTVLGFAADDLPARDVTGIAADASTTYSSPDRLYLATAGGWGGWGGWPCPTCSSRIITTESDGTTQVFDLELDGIGTRYAGAGRVDGAVRDRWAMDEVGGVLRLALSPTTATGRGNAVVTLRREGDELLEVGRLDGIAPREDITAVRWFDDLAVLVTFRQVDPLHTIDLSDPARPRMLGELKIPGFSAYLHPLGERRMLGIGEGPVPGPRASRGWGAQAGLFDVTDLTDVRRLDTVDYPSGSYAGVARDPRQLAWLPGIRTVVTVVARGRAGYVSVLRLADGRMRNEMVLAERGRDLDAVRLVPLAGNRVVLVTDADASYLDLAGPPAAE is encoded by the coding sequence GTGACCGACCTCGAGCGGCTCTGGGACGACGTCCCCGTCGGCCCCGCCCCCACCGACCGCATCCTCCGCGCCGCCCGCCGCGAGCAGCGGTCGTGGCACCGCCCCCTGCTCCGCTCCACCGGCACGGTGCTCGCCCTCGGCGCGCTAGCCGCCGCGTTCGTCGCCGGCACGTCGGTCTCCGACGGCCCGCCGGAACCGCCCGGCTCCCCCGGCGCCGGCGGGGCGGGGGGAGCCGTCGCGGAGTTCTCCGGCGCGCTCGTCGCGGCCGGGTCGTGCGAGGCGCTGCTCGAGCACTACGTCGACGCCGGCCAGGAGCTGGTCGGCCCGTGGGGGTGGGAGCAGATGTGGCCGGCCATCGCGGCGGAGGGCGCCATCCGGCGGGACGGCGCGCAGCGGCTCCGCGCCCCCGTGGCGGCCGACTACTCGGCCAAGGCCAGCCGCGCGACGAGCAGCGAGACCGGCACCAACGTCCAGGAGGCCGGCGTCGACGAGCCCGACCTGGTCAAGACCGACGGCGAGGTGCTCTACCGGTACGCCGCCGGCCGGCTCACCTCCTACGACGTGACCGGACCGGAGGTCGAGCGGATCGGGTCGGTGGCGCTCTCCGGGACCGACGACGCGGAGATCCTGCTGGCCGACGACATCGTCGTCGTGGTGGGCGAGGACCGCGTGGTCACCGTCGACGTGGCCGACCCCGCCACGATGGCGCCCCGCACGCAGCTCGACCTCACCTCACCGGTCGTCACCGCCCGGCAGCACGGCGGCGACGTCCGGCTGATCGTCTCGACCGGCCTGCCGGAGCTCGACTTCGTCGAGCCGAACCGCCGCCGCGGCATCACCCTCGCCGAGGCCCGCCGGCGCAACCGGGCCGTCGTCGCCGACACCACGATCGCCGACTGGCTCCCGCGCGCCTCGCTCGACCGCGGCCCGGAGGAGCAGCTCTCCGACTGCGCCGACGTCGCGATCCCCAGCACGCCCGCTCCGCTGGGCACGACCACGGTGCTCGGCTTCGCCGCCGACGACCTCCCCGCCCGCGACGTCACCGGCATCGCGGCCGACGCCTCGACGACGTACTCCTCCCCCGACCGCCTCTACCTCGCCACCGCTGGCGGCTGGGGCGGCTGGGGCGGCTGGCCGTGCCCGACCTGCTCGAGCCGGATCATCACCACGGAGAGCGACGGCACGACGCAGGTCTTCGACCTCGAGCTCGACGGCATCGGCACGCGGTACGCCGGCGCCGGCCGCGTCGACGGCGCGGTCCGCGACCGGTGGGCGATGGACGAGGTCGGCGGCGTGCTCCGGCTCGCCCTCTCCCCCACGACCGCGACCGGCCGCGGCAACGCGGTCGTGACGCTCCGGCGCGAGGGCGATGAGTTGCTCGAGGTGGGCCGGCTCGACGGCATCGCGCCGCGCGAGGACATCACCGCCGTCCGCTGGTTCGACGACCTGGCCGTGCTGGTGACCTTCCGCCAGGTCGACCCGCTGCACACGATCGACCTCTCCGACCCGGCGCGGCCGCGGATGCTCGGCGAGCTGAAGATCCCCGGGTTCAGCGCCTACCTCCATCCCCTCGGGGAGCGGCGGATGCTCGGCATCGGCGAGGGCCCCGTCCCCGGACCGCGCGCGAGCCGCGGCTGGGGCGCGCAGGCCGGCCTCTTCGACGTCACCGACCTCACCGACGTGCGCCGCCTCGACACCGTCGACTACCCCTCCGGTTCGTACGCCGGCGTAGCCCGTGACCCGCGCCAGCTGGCGTGGCTGCCGGGGATCCGCACGGTGGTGACCGTGGTCGCGCGCGGCCGGGCGGGCTACGTCTCGGTCCTCCGGCTGGCCGACGGGCGGATGCGCAACGAGATGGTGCTCGCCGAGCGGGGGCGGGACCTGGACGCCGTCCGCCTGGTGCCGCTGGCCGGCAACCGGGTCGTGCTGGTGACCGACGCGGACGCGTCGTACCTCGACCTGGCCGGGCCGCCCGCGGCCGAGTGA
- a CDS encoding SpoIIE family protein phosphatase, with protein sequence MPSTPGGSASPAPGEGTARLRWELAVIAGGVGAFDWDLVTGELVWDDRVLAIFGLDPETFAGTIESFDAAIHPEDRARVQAAQAEAIESCGAYAAEYRVVRPDGEIRWVVARGRAVAPAEGRPAVRLLGIAFDNTAVAEGEARVQRVLDAMPTAFFHLDHEWRFTYANRAAHELLGGVSRTLVGAVLWELFPAALGTDFERYYRAAVATGEPVAFDAYYPPPLDTWSEVRAWPTPDGLSVYFNDVTDRHAAQQLLARESQRSALLAAASEALTSSLDPEIGVGLLAQVLVPEMADWCLVTLVTDETRGGWRERVRDVGRWHRDAAGRPLLDRYAELRIASLSDDSFLARALVSEEPVLVPADAASAIEQVLAPGEARTLVRALEPASALVVPLRGRGRTVGLVSLFRGSERPTFGADDIALVSEMTARAGVHVDNARLYAEQRDLAAALQHSMLTPPLAAESLEVVVRYEAASEAAQVGGDWYDAFRQRDGATVVVIGDVVGHDVVAASAMAQIRSVLRGIAVHTSDGPAAVLRGVDEAIEVLDLGTTATAAIVRFEPGSEAGTTRVRWANAGHPPPVVVDETGEVRFLVDVEPGLLLGLQPEVDRRESVVELRRGSMLLLFTDGLVERRDQPLDDGLALLAKRLTGLFHEGRGLESFGDELLRRMLPARREDDVALVAVHLR encoded by the coding sequence ATGCCGAGCACGCCAGGGGGGTCCGCGAGCCCTGCCCCCGGCGAGGGCACCGCGCGGCTGCGCTGGGAGCTCGCCGTCATCGCCGGTGGGGTCGGCGCCTTCGACTGGGACCTCGTCACCGGCGAGCTGGTCTGGGACGACCGGGTGCTCGCGATCTTCGGGCTCGACCCGGAGACCTTCGCCGGCACGATCGAGTCCTTCGACGCCGCCATCCACCCCGAGGACCGCGCGCGGGTCCAGGCGGCCCAGGCGGAGGCCATCGAGAGCTGTGGGGCGTACGCCGCGGAGTACCGCGTCGTGCGGCCCGACGGCGAGATCCGCTGGGTCGTGGCCCGGGGCCGCGCCGTGGCCCCCGCCGAGGGCCGCCCGGCCGTCCGGCTGCTCGGCATCGCCTTCGACAACACCGCCGTGGCGGAGGGAGAGGCGCGGGTCCAACGGGTGCTCGACGCCATGCCGACGGCGTTCTTCCACCTCGACCATGAGTGGCGCTTCACCTACGCCAACCGAGCCGCGCACGAGCTGCTCGGCGGGGTCTCGCGCACCCTTGTCGGCGCCGTGCTCTGGGAGCTGTTCCCGGCGGCCCTGGGGACCGACTTCGAGCGCTACTACCGGGCGGCGGTCGCGACCGGCGAGCCCGTGGCCTTCGACGCCTACTACCCGCCGCCGCTGGACACCTGGTCCGAGGTGCGGGCCTGGCCGACCCCCGACGGGCTCTCGGTCTACTTCAACGACGTCACCGACCGCCACGCCGCGCAGCAGCTGCTGGCGCGGGAGAGCCAGCGCTCGGCGCTGCTGGCCGCGGCCTCCGAGGCCCTGACCAGCAGCCTCGACCCCGAGATCGGGGTCGGACTGCTGGCGCAGGTGCTGGTGCCCGAGATGGCCGACTGGTGCCTGGTCACCCTCGTGACCGACGAGACGCGCGGCGGCTGGCGCGAGCGGGTCCGCGACGTCGGCCGGTGGCACCGCGACGCGGCCGGTCGCCCGCTGCTCGACCGGTACGCCGAGCTCCGCATCGCCTCCCTGAGCGACGACTCCTTCCTGGCCCGGGCGCTGGTGTCCGAGGAGCCGGTGCTCGTCCCCGCGGACGCCGCTTCCGCGATCGAGCAGGTGCTGGCCCCCGGGGAGGCGCGGACCCTCGTGCGTGCGCTCGAGCCGGCCTCGGCGCTGGTCGTCCCCCTCCGCGGCCGTGGTCGCACGGTCGGCCTGGTGTCGCTGTTCCGGGGCTCGGAGCGACCGACCTTCGGCGCCGACGACATCGCGCTGGTCAGCGAGATGACGGCCCGTGCGGGCGTCCACGTCGACAACGCCCGGCTCTACGCCGAGCAGCGCGACCTCGCCGCCGCGCTGCAGCACAGCATGCTCACCCCGCCGCTGGCCGCGGAGTCCCTCGAGGTGGTCGTGCGCTACGAGGCCGCCTCGGAGGCCGCGCAGGTCGGCGGAGACTGGTACGACGCCTTCCGCCAGCGCGACGGCGCGACGGTCGTGGTCATCGGTGACGTCGTCGGCCACGACGTCGTGGCCGCGTCGGCGATGGCGCAGATCCGCAGCGTGCTGCGGGGCATCGCCGTGCACACCAGCGACGGGCCGGCCGCGGTGCTGCGCGGTGTGGACGAGGCGATCGAGGTGCTCGACCTCGGGACGACCGCCACCGCCGCGATCGTCCGCTTCGAGCCCGGGAGCGAGGCGGGCACCACCCGCGTGCGGTGGGCCAACGCCGGGCACCCGCCCCCCGTCGTGGTCGACGAGACCGGCGAGGTGCGCTTCCTCGTGGACGTCGAGCCCGGGCTCCTGCTCGGCCTGCAACCCGAGGTCGACCGACGGGAGTCCGTGGTGGAGCTGCGCCGCGGCTCGATGCTGCTGCTCTTCACCGACGGCCTGGTCGAGCGGCGCGACCAGCCGCTCGACGACGGCCTGGCCCTCCTGGCGAAGCGGCTCACCGGCCTGTTCCACGAGGGGCGTGGCCTGGAGTCGTTCGGCGACGAGCTGCTGCGGCGGATGCTCCCGGCGCGCCGCGAGGACGACGTCGCGCTCGTCGCGGTCCACCTGCGCTGA
- a CDS encoding zinc-dependent alcohol dehydrogenase produces the protein MVYRGPYRVRVEEKPDPRIEHPNDAIVRVTRAAICGSDLHLYHGMMPDTRVGHTFGHEFIGIVEEVGSSVQNLQVGDKVMVPFNIFCGSCFFCARGLYSNCHNVNPNATAVGAIYGYSHTTGGYDGGQAELVRVPFADVGPSLVPDWLDDEDALLMTDALATAYFGAQLAEIREGDTVAVLGAGPIGLFAARSAWLMGAGRVVVIDQLPERLEKARTFAHAETINYNEVDDVVLEMKKQTDHLGFDSVIDAVGAEADGNLVQHLTSVRFKLQGGSPVALNWAIDGVRKGGVVSVMGAYGPMFSAVKFGDALNKGLTLRMNQCPVKRQWPRLLEHVRNGYFKPSDIVTHRIPLEHIGEAYHLFSAKLDGCIKPVIIPDAS, from the coding sequence ATGGTCTACCGCGGTCCCTACCGCGTGCGCGTGGAGGAGAAGCCCGACCCACGCATCGAGCATCCCAACGACGCGATCGTCCGCGTCACCCGCGCCGCCATCTGCGGGTCCGACCTGCACCTGTACCACGGGATGATGCCGGACACCCGGGTCGGCCACACGTTCGGGCACGAGTTCATCGGCATCGTCGAGGAGGTCGGCTCCTCGGTGCAGAACCTCCAGGTCGGCGACAAGGTGATGGTGCCGTTCAACATCTTCTGCGGGTCCTGCTTCTTCTGCGCGCGCGGGCTCTACTCCAACTGCCACAACGTCAACCCGAACGCCACGGCGGTCGGCGCGATCTACGGCTACTCCCACACCACCGGCGGGTACGACGGCGGGCAGGCCGAGCTGGTCCGGGTGCCGTTCGCCGACGTCGGCCCCTCCCTCGTCCCCGACTGGCTCGACGACGAGGACGCCCTGCTGATGACCGACGCCCTGGCGACGGCGTACTTCGGCGCCCAGCTGGCCGAGATCCGCGAGGGCGACACCGTCGCGGTGCTCGGCGCCGGTCCGATCGGGCTGTTCGCCGCGCGGAGCGCCTGGCTGATGGGCGCCGGACGCGTGGTGGTCATCGACCAGCTGCCCGAGCGGCTGGAGAAGGCGCGCACCTTCGCCCACGCCGAGACGATCAACTACAACGAGGTCGACGACGTCGTCCTGGAGATGAAGAAGCAGACCGACCACCTCGGCTTCGACTCCGTCATCGACGCCGTGGGGGCGGAGGCCGACGGCAACCTGGTCCAGCACCTGACCTCGGTGCGGTTCAAGCTCCAGGGCGGCTCACCGGTCGCGCTCAACTGGGCCATCGACGGGGTGCGCAAGGGCGGCGTGGTCTCGGTGATGGGCGCCTACGGGCCGATGTTCAGCGCGGTGAAGTTCGGCGACGCGCTCAACAAGGGGCTCACCCTGCGGATGAACCAGTGCCCGGTGAAGCGGCAGTGGCCGCGGCTGCTGGAGCACGTCCGCAACGGCTACTTCAAGCCCAGCGACATCGTCACCCACCGCATCCCGCTCGAGCACATCGGCGAGGCCTACCACCTGTTCTCGGCCAAGCTCGACGGCTGCATCAAGCCGGTCATCATCCCCGACGCGAGCTGA
- a CDS encoding MXAN_6640 family putative metalloprotease, whose product MLPRPTARLAALLVLLVGLAGVGVLPAGADGERPSTGPTREVHAARAALASAQDALAGDGREVTLALRDLALTRSALEGEQREAADRILARPTDGPLDPDGYGLFSDPQRRCTQVCVHWVESGRHAVPSADADADGIPDYVERALKILTQVHRTYVRAGYRAPHGDGTLGGDKRPDVYLADIGSQAIYGYCTSDQQVPSGGPFDVWAYCVLDNDYDPAQFPQNNPLDNLRVTAAHEYFHAVQYAYDAAEDAWLLEATATWAEDELFTDVDDNVQYLAQSPLAQPRVSLDDSGGLQMYGGWIFFRHLTERFPRAKAGLPTFVRDVWRQADGRRGAADRWSVQAVDRVLRKRGTSLRAAFARFAAENRRARTTYDEGRANRYPNAPLADQTVLRAGASTGWGSLRLDHLAAATIRLRPAAGVPRGTRLRLQLDLPATVEGGTAVVTTKPRRGPVATRLVRTGRDGEATVRVPFGSVSWVEVTLANTSSRYRCWQATAFACMGLPLDDRREFRVKATAVR is encoded by the coding sequence GTGCTCCCTCGCCCGACCGCCCGCCTCGCCGCGCTGCTCGTCCTCCTCGTCGGCCTCGCCGGCGTCGGGGTCCTTCCCGCGGGTGCCGACGGGGAGCGCCCGAGCACCGGGCCCACCCGCGAGGTCCATGCGGCGCGGGCCGCCCTCGCCTCCGCGCAGGACGCGCTCGCCGGCGACGGCCGCGAGGTCACCCTCGCGCTGCGCGACCTGGCGCTGACCCGGTCGGCGCTGGAGGGCGAGCAGCGCGAGGCGGCCGACCGGATCCTCGCGCGGCCCACCGACGGGCCGCTGGACCCCGACGGGTACGGCCTGTTCAGTGACCCGCAGCGCCGCTGCACCCAGGTGTGCGTCCACTGGGTCGAGTCCGGGCGGCACGCCGTGCCCAGCGCCGACGCGGACGCCGACGGGATCCCCGACTACGTCGAGCGCGCCCTGAAGATCCTCACCCAGGTCCACCGCACCTACGTCCGTGCCGGCTACCGCGCACCCCACGGGGACGGCACCCTCGGCGGGGACAAGCGCCCCGACGTCTACCTCGCCGACATCGGCAGCCAGGCCATCTACGGCTACTGCACCTCCGACCAGCAGGTCCCCTCCGGCGGGCCGTTCGACGTGTGGGCCTACTGCGTGCTCGACAACGACTACGACCCCGCCCAGTTCCCCCAGAACAACCCGCTGGACAACCTGCGCGTCACCGCCGCGCACGAGTACTTCCACGCCGTCCAGTACGCCTACGACGCCGCCGAGGACGCCTGGCTGCTCGAGGCCACCGCGACCTGGGCCGAGGACGAGCTGTTCACCGACGTCGACGACAACGTCCAGTACCTCGCCCAGTCCCCGCTCGCCCAGCCGCGCGTCTCCCTCGACGACTCCGGGGGCCTGCAGATGTACGGCGGCTGGATCTTCTTCCGCCACCTCACCGAGCGCTTCCCGCGCGCCAAGGCCGGGCTGCCGACGTTCGTCCGCGACGTGTGGCGCCAGGCCGACGGGCGCCGCGGCGCCGCGGACCGCTGGTCGGTCCAGGCGGTCGACCGGGTGCTGCGCAAGCGCGGCACCAGCCTGCGGGCGGCGTTCGCCCGCTTCGCCGCGGAGAACCGCCGCGCCCGCACGACGTACGACGAGGGGCGGGCCAACCGCTACCCGAACGCCCCGCTGGCCGACCAGACGGTGCTCCGGGCCGGCGCGTCCACCGGCTGGGGCTCGCTGCGCCTGGACCACCTCGCCGCCGCGACCATCCGCCTCCGACCCGCCGCGGGGGTGCCTCGCGGCACCCGGCTGCGGCTCCAGCTCGACCTGCCCGCCACCGTCGAGGGCGGCACCGCCGTCGTCACCACCAAGCCGCGCCGCGGGCCGGTGGCGACCCGGCTGGTGCGCACCGGACGCGACGGCGAGGCCACCGTGCGGGTGCCGTTCGGGTCGGTGTCGTGGGTGGAGGTCACGCTGGCCAACACCAGCAGCCGCTACCGCTGCTGGCAGGCCACGGCTTTCGCGTGCATGGGCCTCCCGCTGGACGACCGGCGCGAGTTCCGCGTCAAGGCGACCGCGGTCCGCTGA